AACCAAAGCTATCGATACCAGCATCACCAATTAGGATATCATCGCCATTGCCACCTATTAGGGTATCATCGCCATTGCCACCTATTAGGGTGTTATTGCCAAAGGCACCAGCAGCAAATAGATAATCATCGCCATCACCGCCATCAAGCAGGTTATCGCCATATGAGATACTAACATTTAAGTTATCGTCACCAGCGCCACCGTTGAGGGTGTTGTTGCCTGATGTGGAGACAGCCACAGTTACTTCTTCACTGTTTAAGTTGTAATCTTCGTCAAAGAAATACCGGGTGTAAGTGTAGCTGGTGTTGCCAGAGGCAGAAAGATAATCATTGCCATCGCCGCCATCCAGCAGATTATTGCCTCTTGAATAGTTAGCACTTAATGAATCATTACCAGTGTCACCAAGTAGGGTGTTATCGCCTATTGAATACTCAACATACAAACTATCGTCACCAGCACCACCGTTGAGCGTGTTATTGCCTGAGGTGGATACATAAACAAATTTATCAGGAGTTGAGGAGAAGTAGTAGTAGGTCGTAATGTACGCTTCACGAGAGGCAGAAAGATAATCATTGCCATCACCCCCAGAGAGTAAATTGTCGCCTGTTGAATAATCAGCAATCAAAGAATCGTCACCAGCACCACCGTTGAGAGTGTTATTGCCAGTGTAGTCTGAGTAATAGCGATCGCTGTTGTAGGTGTTTCCGGAGTAGGAATAGCCAGAGGCAGACAGAGTATCATTGCCATCACCCCCAGAGAGTAAATTATCGCCTATTGAATTGTTAGCATTCAAGGAATCATTACCCGCATCACCATTGAGCGTGTTATTCCCTGTTGAAAAGTTAGCATTCAAGGAATCATCACCAGTGCCACCATTGAGCGTGTTATTGCCTGTTGAGTCATTTACACTCAAGATATCGTTACCAGTGCCACCATTGAGTACGTTATTGCCTGTTGAGCGATTTACACTCAAGATATCGTTACCAGCACCACCATCTAAGGTGTTATTGCCATTTCCGCCATAAGGATAAAAACCTCTGAAGATGTCGATGAAGTAGGGAGAGGCAGATAGAGAATCATTACCATCACCACCATTGAGTAGGTTATTGCCTGTTGAACCGTCAACATACAAAGTATCATCACCAGCGCCACCGTTGAGCGTGTTATTGCCAGAAGAGGCATCGCCATATACAGATTCGCCGTTCGAGCCGAAGTCGCCAGAGGCGGAAAGATAATCATTGCCATCACCACCATCAAGCAGGTTATCACCAACTGAAATGTCAACATACAAACTATCGTCACCAGCGCCACCGTTGAGCGTGTTATTGCCTGATGGGGAGACAGACACAGTTACATATTCGCCTGAGTAACTCTCACCAGAGTAGATGCGCTTGTAGTAAGTGTAATCGATGTTGCCAGAGGCAGAAAGAGTATCATTACCATCACCACCATCAAGCAGATTATCGCCAACTGAAATGTCAACACTCAAAGAATCATTACCAGCGCCACCATTGAGTGTGTTATTGCCTGACGAGGCGTAGAGGGTATATTCTTCTGGGTTGTTGTCGTTTGGTAATGAGTAGCCAGAGGCAAAAAGAGTATCATTGCCATCGCCACCATCGAGTAGGTTAGCACCTGCTGAAGCGTCAACATTTAAGTTATCGTCGCCAGCGCCACCAAATAGGGTGTTATTGCCTGAGGTGGAGACATATACAGGTATTTCTTCGCTATATAAATTGTAATCTTGGTCTAGAAAGTACTGGGTGTAGCTGTAGCTGGTATTGCCAGAGGCAGAAAGATAATCATTGCCATCGCCACCATCCAGCAGATTATTGCCTCTTGAATAGTTAGCACTCAATGAATCATCACCAGTGTCACCAAGTAGAGTGTTATCGCCTATTGAAATCTCAGCATACAAACTATCGTTACCAGCACCACCGTTGAGCGTGTTATTGCCTGAAGTGGATATGTAAATAATATCACCAGGAAAGGAGGACAAATAATACAACAGCTGAATATACTGTTCGCCAGAAGCAGAGAGATAATCATTGCCATCTCCACCAGACAGCAAATTGTCGCCTGTTGAATAATCAGCAACCAAAGAATCGTCACCAACACCACCGTTGAGGGTGTTATTGCCGGTGTAGTCTAAGTAAGTGCGATCATCAAAGTAGTAGTTGTCGGAGTAGTAATAGCCAGAGGCAGAGAGATAATCATTGCCATCGCCACCAGACAGAAGATTATCACCTGTTGAATTGTTAACACTCAAAGAATCGTTACCACTGCCACCATCTAAAATGTTATTGCCTATTGAAAATTCAGCAATCAAAGAATCGTCACCAGTGCCACCATCTAAGGTGTTTTTGCCAGAAGGGACATAACCATATGAACTAGAGTTGTTCGGAGAAAAGTAGCCAGATGCAGAGAGATAATCATTACCATCGCCCCCTAACAGCAGGTTATTACCTCTTGAATGGTAAACATACAAACTGTCGTTACCAGCACCACCATCTAGCGTGTTATTGCCATCTGTGTAAAAAGTAACAAAACTCCTGAAAGCACTGACGGTGGAGCCAGAGGCCGAGAGATAATCATTGCCATCGCCACCATCAAGAAGATTATCCCCAACTGAACCGTCAACATTCAACGAATCATCACCAGCACCACCGTTGAGGGTGTTATTGCCAGAGGCAGGATAGCCAAATAGATAATCATAATCATAAAAGAAGTCCCCAGAGGCAGAAAGATAATCATTGCCATCGCCCCCATCAAGTAGATTATCCCCAACTGAAACGTCAACAGACAAGCGATCGTCACCAGCGCCACCATCTAAGGTATTATTGCCTGATGAGGCGTAGAGGGTATCTATTGTGTCAGAGTAGCCTGCTAAGTAGTAGCTATTGGCAGAGAGACTATCATTGCCATCGCCACCAGAAAGTAAATTGTTACCTGTTGAATAGTTAGCACTCAAGGAATCGTTACCAGCGCCACCATTAAGCGTGTTATTACCAGAGGCGGCTATGGCGCGATAGTCATACACAGTTTCGAAGTAGTATAGAGAGATGGAGATGCTATCATCAAATGCTGTACCTGTAACCTCTAATGCTTCGAGATTACGGTAGCTGACTTGATTAGTGCCTGCGGTAATTGTGCGTTGCTTAATATCAGCATCGAAACTGGAAGTGATTCCCACACTCGCATTGCTGTAATCAATGGACAAATAATCCTCACCCGTCCCCCCATCTACTGTTTGAGTGGCTAGAGAAGAGGGGGCAACATCTGGGGCGCTAATATAAAACGAGTCATTGCCACTTCCACCCTTGAGTGTGTTATTGCCAGTAGTTGAAATAGCATTGAAGATATCATCATCAGCGCCTCCCTCTAAACTGTTATCTCCTGTAGAGTAGCTAATATCTAAATAATCATTGCCGCTTCCACCCTTAAGTGTGTTATTGCCAGTACTACTAGATGCATTGAGACTATCATTACCTGAGCCTGCATCTAAACTGTTATCCCCACTAGAAGAAGTGATATCTAAATAGTCATTGCCATTTCCACCCTTAATGGTATTGTTGCCACTCGTAGAAGCAGCATTCACAGTATCGTTCCCAGTACCTCCATCTAGTGTGTCGTTGCCGCCGTTACTATATAAAACATCATTACCTCCCAAGCCTCGAATCAAGTCATCGCTTGTTGTGCCATTGAGGATGTCGTTTACATTAGTTCCATTGATGTTTGCCATGATTTTTTCCTAGATGATTTGATGTTTTCAAGGATTGAAATTTTGAACCTGTAGTTAACGCTGTTTTAGGACATAAAGAATTTGCCGAAAATTGATACTTTCGGTACGCTTTATGTCCTTCTTGAAGAAAACCAATTTTTCTTCTACATTCATACTGTTGACCAAATTGCAAGTAGCTTTTACCTAACTTCTAAGTCTTACTTACGCACTACAAAAATTCTTGGATGGATGAAATACGAAAATAGCTCGATTTAGGCTTTTGTTAATCATGCTGCGATCGCTAGATAACGCTCTGAAAGCGTCCAAAATCAAGCTTGATACCTAAAAGCCTCACTCGATATTTGGTTTTCTGTCTATGCGTAAGTCCTACTAAGTAAGTAGACGCAATTAAATCTAAGATGTCCTAAGCAAGCTCAACGATGTGAAATGTGGCAATCTCAGTCAAAGCGATCGCTTCACTTCGTACCCACAGGAAGGCGTTCCGCCAACGCTGCGGACAACTATCTTATATTTTTTTAGATCTAACTACTTAGTTTGAAAATAGGGAATAGGTGACAGCTGAGCAAATAATTACAAGTTTCCTAATTCGTAATTCGCAATTGCAGGTACAAGTCCCTTACTGTAGTTATGGAAAGTAAAAAAGACATTCCTGGCTACAAGCCCATGACTAAAGTCGCAGGGTAATAATTACGAATTACGAATTACCTTGACAGGAAAATACATTTTGGTCTCCTGATTGCGGACTATTGCCCATGAGTATCTAGCCTGAAAATTGGGAACCATTCAAATAATAGTTTAACAAACTGATACTGTATATCCACTTACATGTCTATGGTTTTAGAAACATCTTTACATACTCTTCATCTTATGAGTTGAAAAACTTGTACAAAAGTAGATAATGTTACGTAGTATTTACATACGTGTAATCAACAATTTGCAGATAACAGAAGGCATATACCTAAAGAAGTAGTAAAAAAAACATATTTTATTCATAATTTGTGTAAATTTTTGGTGAAGAATAGGCTTTGCATAAATTGTTACCTATAACAATCCTACTTAAGTTATGAAAATGGTTGAATAAATCCATAACTTAGTACTTTTGTCAAAAAAATATATTTCACACCCCCTCCCTAATTGCCCCCTGCCTACTTGCACTAAATCAAATGACAAACAACCAAGGAATTAGTTTATGCTGAAAGTAGTGAAAGTTTAAGAAATTTTAAATTCTGTTCCCAGAGTACTCATGCAATGCATTGTTAATCGCCGCGCTCAGTTTTCGGCAAGCCACCGTTATTGGTTGTCAGAACTGAGTGAAGCCGAAAATATTGAAAAATTTGGTGCTTGCTCTCAATTTCCTGGACACGGACATAATTATGTCTTATTTATCTCCCTAGCTGGAGAATTGGATAAATATGGCATGGTGCTGAACTTGTCAGACGTGAAACAGGTAATCAAGCGCGAAATTACCAGCCAACTAGACTTTTCTTATCTCAACGATGTGTGGGCAGAATTTCAACAAACTCTGCCCACCACTGAAAATATTGCACGGGTTATTTGGCAACGGCTAGCACCCCATTTGCCTTTAGTCCGTGTGCAGTTGTTTGAACATCCTGAACTTTGGGCAGATTATATAGGAAACGGAATGGAAGCGTACCTCAGCACCAGTACTCACTTTAGCGCGGCCCATCGGCTAGCTCATCCTGATCTCAGCAATGAAGAGAATGCTGAAATTTATGGTAAGTGTGCCCGTCCCCACGGCCACGGACATAATTACCATTTAGAAGTCACTGTCAAAGGAGAAATTGCTCCGCGCACAGGCATGATTGTCGATTTAGTTGCTTTGAATCGGGTGATAGAAGATTATGTACTAGAGCCATTCGATCACACCTTTTTAAACAAAGACATTCCTTACTTTGCTCAAGTTGTGCCGACTGCTGAGAATATCGCACTTTATATTAGTAAGGTACTGCGATCGCCCATTCAAGAATTAGGAGTTAAGCTTGACAAAGTTAAGCTGATTGAAAGTCCTAATAATTCCTGCGAAATCTACGCCACTGATTTGGAATCAAACCATTCATTGGTGACAGATGCAGTTCTCGCTTCGTTGTAATACAGTCGAAACCTCACTCTGCATTCGTTAACACAAAGGCTTCCCTCCCTGCAAGCGGGGAGGGGTTCAAGGGAACTCCAACAAATAAATTATCTGGGTTGAAGTTGATGACTGTTGACTGTTGACTATGAACAGTCAGATATTTTTTTACTTGCAAGTCTCTTTACAAACATCCTCTCAGCGTTGCTTTCCGCTTCATTTGTAATTTTTGCAACGTGATCCATAAGTGTTCTTTTTTGGCATAATATTACCAATTAGATTGGTAAATTTTTGGTTGCCCTGCCATTGGTATACCAAGGTTTATCTGCAAATCAAGCCATAACAGTGTTTGAAAGGCAGGGGGGCAGGGGAGCAGGGGCGATGGGGAGATAGGGTGATGGAGAGAAAAATAAGTCCTGCCTCCTGACAACTGACAACTGACAACTGACCTCTAAATTTTGACTATGCCACAAGATTTATCTCCACTTTGGATTTCGCTGAAGACATCTTTACTTGCTACATTTATTACTTTTTTTATCGGTATTGCTGCTGCCTATTGGATGCTAGGATATCGCGGCAAAGCCAAATCTTTAATTGAAGGTTTATTTGTCGCTCCCCTGATTTTACCTCCGACTGTGGTTGGTTTTATACTATTGGTCTTTTTTGGCAAAAATGGCCCCGCAGGGAAACTGATGCAGTCTTTTGACTTCAGCGTTGTCTTTACTTGGTATGGTGCAGCGATCGCAGCTACTGTGGTAGCCTTTCCCTTGATGTATAAAACTGCACTAGGAGCTTTTGAACAAATTGATCAAAATCTGCTGCGGGTAGCTAGAACTCTTGGTGCTAATGAATCGACAATCTTTTGGCGCATCAGTTTACCCCTAGCGGCTCCTGGCATTGTAGCAGCCACTACTTTAGCTTTTGCCCGCGCTTTGGGGGAATTTGGCGCTACTTTGATGCTTGCTGGTAACATCCCCGGACAAACCCAGACCATTCCAATGGCGATTTATTTCGCGGTAGAAGCCGGCGCAATGGATGAAGCCTGGTTTTGGGCGATCGCAATTATGGTAATTTCTTTATCTGGAATTATTGCAGTTAATTTCTGGCAAGAACGTAGGGAGTTCTTGAGCAGGGGTGGGGGGGAGCAGGGGTGCGGGGGAGCAGGAGGAGCAGGGGAGCAGGGGAGCAGGGGAGCAGGGGGGGAAGTTATTTCTACATTTTATACTGTGCAATCTGGTTCTGAGTTTGGGTTGTTGGTAGATATCGAGAAGATACTTAGTGGGTTTGATTTAAATGTTACTTTCACAACTGATAGGCAGCCTCTGGGATTATTGGGGGGGTCTGGGGCTGGTAAGAGTATGATTTTGCGGTGTATTGCTGGCATAGAAACACCAACCAAAGGTCGGATTGTTTTGAATGGACGAGTATTATTTGATTCTCAACAAAAGATTAATATTCCCAGTCGCGATCGCCGCATTGGTCTTTTAGTACAGAATTATGCATTGTTCCCGAACATGACTGTGGCAGAAAATATTGCTTTCGGCTTGCCTAAAGGACTGTCAAAATTAGCTACTAAGCAGCAGGTGCAAGTCCAGCTATTAGCAGTACAATTAGAGGGATTAGGCGATCGCTATCCGCATCAACTTTCTGGCGGTCAGCAACAGCGGGTAGCACTGGCGAGAGCTTTGGCAAGTCAACCGGAAGTACTGTTATTAGATGAACCATTTTCTGCACTGGATACTCACTTACGTAGTCAACTAGAGCAGCAAATGGTGACAACATTAGCCTGTTACCAAGGTATCGCCCTGTTTGTCACTCACAATATGGAAGAGGCTTACCGAGTTTGCCCCAATTTATTGGTAATGGAGCAGGGAAAAGCGATACAGTACGGCTCTAAACAAGATATTTTCGAGCGTCCCGCCACTGTCAGCGTTGCTCAATTAACAGGTTGCAAGAACTTCTCAAAGGCTGTTGTCAAAGCATCTCAAGAAGTGGAAGCTGTTGACTGGGGTTGCAGCCTGCAAGTGATGGAACCGATTCCCAACCAGTTATTTTCCGTGGGAATTCGCGCCCATCAGTTAACCTTTACCAACGACTCATCCCAGGAAAACACTTTTCCCTGCTGGTTAGTGAGGACTAGCGAAACACCCCACAGAATGACGCTGTTTCTCAAACTGCATTCTTCCCCCAGCAATCCTAATGATTTTCATCTGCAAGCGGAAGTCTTCAAGGAAAAATGGGCGATTATGAAAGACCAGCCTTTGCCGTGGTATGTTCGTTTAGATTCTCTGCGATTGATTTTGATGGAATAATTTTTAATCTAAAATCTAAAATTTCAAATCGGCACGGTCAAATATTTAAAGTGTGTTAGGATCAATTCCTTGCTGTTGTAATCTGGCTAAAAGATTTTGTAATTGTTCTTCTGGGGTTTGGTATCTATTACCATTATCGTCATACCAATATAACCATTCTCGTGTTCTTCCTTGATAAGTACCCTGTTCCCGTCCAATACTTAAACCTATTTCCGGCATCCAAATTTTATCGCCTGGTTGTAAAATATATTGACCGTCAACTAAGCGATAAACTTCTAAACGTTGACGCTTGCGACGTAGCCGCGTTGGTGCATAAATGACATAATACAAAATGCCTAATTCGGCATAGTCTATTTTCTTTTGTTCATATTCGCCATTGTAAGTTTGAGAAACAACTTCTAAAGCTAAAATTGGTGCAATTCCCTCTTCTTCCCAAAAAACATAGCTGGAACGTCCATTTTCTCCAACAAAACGTTCCACCCCTAAACTCAAGAAACCATCAGGAACTATGGCTTTCTTACTGGGTGTATAATAAACTCCCATGTTAATGCCGAAAAACCAGTCATCGCGGTTTTGCCAAATTGAGGCTAAGATGGCTAACAATAAGTTGGGAATTAATATTTGCAGTTCGTTATCCACGGGAGTATCATCTGAATCTGGTAATTCTGCTGATGAAGGTAGGCATTCTAAAGGATTGTAGTTGAACATAAGCAGTTATTAACCCCCAGAAACTAGGTTTAAACTCAGTTTTCCATTATTCAAAGGTAACTCAGTCTGTTTTTGACTTCTCCCCGCGATGAATCGACGGGGATTCTAAACTGATACTTCGCAGTGGTTTAAAAACGCACTGCTCTGTTTGTTCTTAGTTGTCACCCAGATATAAATCCGAGTGGGATGAGTCAAAACACCCCTACACACTCCACTTAGATTGATTCCAAGTATTGTGCTTACTTTACGCATGATGTTGGCTGCACCATTACAATCGGCGTTGATGTACCAATTCATCGCGGTGCGGAATAATCCGCGTTTTACTCTTGTTCCAGAAGATTTCCACCCTTCGGGTTTTTCGCCGTGTTTAGGTAGCGTATCCCCATCAACAAATGATGCTGCTGAGGTGTTAGCTTCTTCTGTTTGAATAAACTCAATGCCGTGTTGAGTACACAGTTGTTCAATTCGTTCTTTAAGCCTAGTGGTCGGGATTTGGACAAACTGTTGGTTCTTTTTGTTCCCCAAATTGACCCCAGTTTTGATGCCCTGCCCCCAACCAAATACCACTCGCCCTATGCGGTATTGCAAGCAGTGATTGACAACGATTTTGGCTGCTTTATTAATCGCATCCCTGACTTGCCGATTTCGTTTCTCGGTGATGGAGGCGAGTTTATTTGACCAAAAGCCCAGTGGTTTATTTTCCTTAATGGATGACACTTGTTTGTTATACCAGCGG
Above is a window of Nostoc sp. UHCC 0702 DNA encoding:
- the modB gene encoding molybdate ABC transporter permease subunit: MPQDLSPLWISLKTSLLATFITFFIGIAAAYWMLGYRGKAKSLIEGLFVAPLILPPTVVGFILLVFFGKNGPAGKLMQSFDFSVVFTWYGAAIAATVVAFPLMYKTALGAFEQIDQNLLRVARTLGANESTIFWRISLPLAAPGIVAATTLAFARALGEFGATLMLAGNIPGQTQTIPMAIYFAVEAGAMDEAWFWAIAIMVISLSGIIAVNFWQERREFLSRGGGEQGCGGAGGAGEQGSRGAGGEVISTFYTVQSGSEFGLLVDIEKILSGFDLNVTFTTDRQPLGLLGGSGAGKSMILRCIAGIETPTKGRIVLNGRVLFDSQQKINIPSRDRRIGLLVQNYALFPNMTVAENIAFGLPKGLSKLATKQQVQVQLLAVQLEGLGDRYPHQLSGGQQQRVALARALASQPEVLLLDEPFSALDTHLRSQLEQQMVTTLACYQGIALFVTHNMEEAYRVCPNLLVMEQGKAIQYGSKQDIFERPATVSVAQLTGCKNFSKAVVKASQEVEAVDWGCSLQVMEPIPNQLFSVGIRAHQLTFTNDSSQENTFPCWLVRTSETPHRMTLFLKLHSSPSNPNDFHLQAEVFKEKWAIMKDQPLPWYVRLDSLRLILME
- a CDS encoding Uma2 family endonuclease codes for the protein MFNYNPLECLPSSAELPDSDDTPVDNELQILIPNLLLAILASIWQNRDDWFFGINMGVYYTPSKKAIVPDGFLSLGVERFVGENGRSSYVFWEEEGIAPILALEVVSQTYNGEYEQKKIDYAELGILYYVIYAPTRLRRKRQRLEVYRLVDGQYILQPGDKIWMPEIGLSIGREQGTYQGRTREWLYWYDDNGNRYQTPEEQLQNLLARLQQQGIDPNTL
- a CDS encoding calcium-binding protein codes for the protein MANINGTNVNDILNGTTSDDLIRGLGGNDVLYSNGGNDTLDGGTGNDTVNAASTSGNNTIKGGNGNDYLDITSSSGDNSLDAGSGNDSLNASSSTGNNTLKGGSGNDYLDISYSTGDNSLEGGADDDIFNAISTTGNNTLKGGSGNDSFYISAPDVAPSSLATQTVDGGTGEDYLSIDYSNASVGITSSFDADIKQRTITAGTNQVSYRNLEALEVTGTAFDDSISISLYYFETVYDYRAIAASGNNTLNGGAGNDSLSANYSTGNNLLSGGDGNDSLSANSYYLAGYSDTIDTLYASSGNNTLDGGAGDDRLSVDVSVGDNLLDGGDGNDYLSASGDFFYDYDYLFGYPASGNNTLNGGAGDDSLNVDGSVGDNLLDGGDGNDYLSASGSTVSAFRSFVTFYTDGNNTLDGGAGNDSLYVYHSRGNNLLLGGDGNDYLSASGYFSPNNSSSYGYVPSGKNTLDGGTGDDSLIAEFSIGNNILDGGSGNDSLSVNNSTGDNLLSGGDGNDYLSASGYYYSDNYYFDDRTYLDYTGNNTLNGGVGDDSLVADYSTGDNLLSGGDGNDYLSASGEQYIQLLYYLSSFPGDIIYISTSGNNTLNGGAGNDSLYAEISIGDNTLLGDTGDDSLSANYSRGNNLLDGGDGNDYLSASGNTSYSYTQYFLDQDYNLYSEEIPVYVSTSGNNTLFGGAGDDNLNVDASAGANLLDGGDGNDTLFASGYSLPNDNNPEEYTLYASSGNNTLNGGAGNDSLSVDISVGDNLLDGGDGNDTLSASGNIDYTYYKRIYSGESYSGEYVTVSVSPSGNNTLNGGAGDDSLYVDISVGDNLLDGGDGNDYLSASGDFGSNGESVYGDASSGNNTLNGGAGDDTLYVDGSTGNNLLNGGDGNDSLSASPYFIDIFRGFYPYGGNGNNTLDGGAGNDILSVNRSTGNNVLNGGTGNDILSVNDSTGNNTLNGGTGDDSLNANFSTGNNTLNGDAGNDSLNANNSIGDNLLSGGDGNDTLSASGYSYSGNTYNSDRYYSDYTGNNTLNGGAGDDSLIADYSTGDNLLSGGDGNDYLSASREAYITTYYYFSSTPDKFVYVSTSGNNTLNGGAGDDSLYVEYSIGDNTLLGDTGNDSLSANYSRGNNLLDGGDGNDYLSASGNTSYTYTRYFFDEDYNLNSEEVTVAVSTSGNNTLNGGAGDDNLNVSISYGDNLLDGGDGDDYLFAAGAFGNNTLIGGNGDDTLIGGNGDDILIGDAGIDSFGFNSYNEGIDSLYDFSAADEQILLSADGFTDGLSIGLLLESQFTLGVSATSSEQRLIYNDSTGALYFDSDGTGGGFSQVQFAQLDTGLSLTANNFVVV
- a CDS encoding 6-carboxytetrahydropterin synthase; amino-acid sequence: MQCIVNRRAQFSASHRYWLSELSEAENIEKFGACSQFPGHGHNYVLFISLAGELDKYGMVLNLSDVKQVIKREITSQLDFSYLNDVWAEFQQTLPTTENIARVIWQRLAPHLPLVRVQLFEHPELWADYIGNGMEAYLSTSTHFSAAHRLAHPDLSNEENAEIYGKCARPHGHGHNYHLEVTVKGEIAPRTGMIVDLVALNRVIEDYVLEPFDHTFLNKDIPYFAQVVPTAENIALYISKVLRSPIQELGVKLDKVKLIESPNNSCEIYATDLESNHSLVTDAVLASL